Within the Arachis duranensis cultivar V14167 chromosome 10, aradu.V14167.gnm2.J7QH, whole genome shotgun sequence genome, the region ACTTGATAGGAGCACAAAAACCCGTCCTGATTCAACGTATCTATCCTAGCACAAAATTAGTTGAGATGTAAGAcaagaatattatatatattatttttctgaatatattttacttaaaaagtatttttatcttaataatCACCATAAAAATCTTATCAAATAATAGATATTcgatagaaatataaaaatactgaatataagattaaaaataaatacacactatattttatatttaggtaaagtatattttttgtttctaaagtttgacaaaaaatttaaaaatactcttaaattttattttgttttaattttgtcccaaaaactTTTAacaatttgcatcaaatatatctttgatgactaatttttcaaaaaatttaagatcgattcagcaacaatttcatgagaataatccctcaacacaagcaaatcaagtataatttttatgcattattgttagattggtattaaattttttaaaaatttagcttTCGAaggtatatttgatacaaataaaaaatttctgggacaaaattgaaacaaaataaaatttaaaaatatttttaaaatttttgacaaatttcaggaagaaaaaatatactttatcctttatattttaaattgaaacAATTATTTAAGTGTAAAACGAGTGCTACATAATAACtaaaatgttatttgtatactaaaatcagtcGTTAAAATCAGATactatgtatttgtatataacaaaaatgctattcgtacaccaaaatcagtcactaaaattagttaccaatgtatttttgtataaatacatgtgtgatttaatttatttttaatatgtatttatattttagtatgtATTTCATACTGATGACTCATTTtggtgactaattttagtgtacacaaAGCATAGTcctttatataaatatatgtatatttaatttaatttttaatatatattttactatgataattaattttaatttactgcTATAATATGGTTGAAAAAGTAAATACACCTATCAAAGCTTTCATATAAAATGTGGTTTCTCTTGTATCTTTGGATCAAGCAGAGGAAAATTAAAGATCATAAAAGATGGTAGAGGTAGACCCAGTTTTTGTGCAAGCAGCAGAACACAGACCAAAAGCTTCAATAACCATAGCCGAAGGAATCCCTTTAATTGATCTGTCTCCCATAAACTACCAAGATGATGAAGAAGCCACAAGATTGAAATCATCATCACCAGTTTGGAATATTATTGAAGAAATAGGGAGAGCATGCAAAGAATGGGGTTTCTTTCAGGTGATCAATCACAAGGTACCTTTAGAGAAGAGGCAGAGGATTGAAGATGCTGCGAAGAAGTTCTTTGGTCTTAGTTTGGAGGAGAAGCTGAAGGTTAGAAGGGATGATAGGAACGTGCTTGGTTACTTTGAAGCAGAGCATACCAAGAACGTTAGGGATTGGAAGGAGATTTATGATTTCAATGTTCAACAACCTACTTTCATTCCACCatctcatgatcatcatcatgatGACATAAATATTCAGTTTCATTGGGATAATCGTTGGCCTCTCAATCCTCCTCACTTTAGGTAACCTATATGCTTTTTTATTCTCTATGCTATCTGATTTATCTGAAATTTTAGTTTAGGAGTGTATCTAGATGATATTTTTAGTTGGTACACGTTAGGCAAAAATACTCATTTTAGTTTGTGAAGTTACACTTAAGTctcaaatcaatttttgaaattttaactgtctcaatttaatctctaaattttttaaattttaacaatgTTGCAGTGGTTTTCGTCATAGGATCAATTAAAAAGTTTAGGGACTAAATTGAGACAATTGaaacttcaaaaataaaattaaaactcaaGTGTAACTTCAGGatcaaattgaatattttttcagacttttatatataaatagagCAAAAAGTTTGAGTTTCATATATATTTTCATGTACCTGttctgtttttgtttgtttaaacTCTTGGATAAGTTATTTTATGACATTGTAGCTtttatggtaaaaaaaattaacataaaacaAATATACAGAAAAACAAATTCCTATTAATATTCAcgtaaattcaaaaaaagattttgaaaaaggtgttaactatataattatttataaaattttgggaCCATTGATTTTAACACATTCATGTACACTAAATACACTCTTTATTGGTCAGGTAGAAGAGCCTTAATTGTGATCAATCCAGGATAAGATtagaattaaatgaaaaaaaaaaacattatctATTGTAGCcaataatataatctttttgttttaaaataacacTCACTTTTTTTATTGATACAATAAAATGTCATTGTACTTAGACATAAAATAGGTCTAggtacattaattttttaatgtataaaaaagttttaaaaaactatttaaaataCAGAGagcaatataaattaaaatgctAAATTATTTCTTATACATCTCCTAGACTCCTTAGatattaaataaagtaaaattatatttcaGTGATGCAATCAATatcttaaaagaaattaatgGGATCAATTTTTATCTGTCATAGTAAttaagaaaatatctaaaagaaattataattgaaCAAATCATAACTCAGAATGATCCTTTCCTCCTCTCATTATACTTGTTATTCACATTGGCATTGTTTAATAAGTGTGTGAGACACTTACCAGAGAAGCATGCGAAGACTATGCAGAAGAAGTGGAGAAACTAGCCTATAAGCTGATGGAACTGATTGCACTGAGCTTAGGGTTAGCACCAAATAGGTTCCGTGGCTTCTTCAAACACAACACAAGTAATATCAGACTGAATCATTATCCACCTTGCCCTTACCCTCATTTGGCACTTGGTCTTGGGCGCCACAAGGACACTGGAGTGTTAACTGTGCTTAATCAAGATGATGTTGGTGGTCTTCAAGTTAGACGAAAATCTGATGGAGAGTGGATCACAGTCAAACCCATTTCCAATTCTTTCATCATCAATGTTGGTGATATGATTCAGGTACCAATGCTAGTCTTGTTCATTACAAATCTCCTCTAGACTTATTACTTGCTCCACCCATTGCCAATATTCTCCATAATAGTGGAGAGAATTGGATCGAACCGACCGATTTGACCCAGTTAACTGGAAATTGACAACCAGATCAGTTCGATTATTCAAAGTAAAATTGTTCGGTAGAAAAtcagataaaaaaaaagttttaaaagataGTTAACCGATTAAATTggtataatttttgtaattaattagtttaaaataatgataaaaattcatttttttaaaatatatattttagagcaaaatatattttgtttctaaagtttgacaaaaattttaaaaatattcttaaattttattttgtttcaattttgtcttaaAAGTTTTCAATTTGTAACAAATATACCTTCaacggctaaattttcaaaaaatttaagatcaatctaataataatacttgaaaattatgcttaacTTGTTTGTATTGAAgattgttcttatgaaattgttgttgaattggttttaaattttttgaaaaattagccgtcaagggtatatttgatacaaattaaaaattcataagacaaaattgaaacaaaataaaacttggagatattttaaatttttttatcaaattttaagaacAAAAAGTATATTCTAccctatattttattataaccGATTCAATTTAGGTTGAATTTCAGTTCAACCTTTAAACTTCTAACTTTGTCGATTCGATCGAATGAGTTTTGAGAACCTTGGCTTTCTTTGGTGTTTGGAATAATGCTTCAATGTGAAGACAATGGCGAGGACAAACTAAAATGTCTTTATTTGGTGCATACAGGTTTGGAGCAATGATGCATATGAAAGTGTAGAGCACAGGGTGATGGTAAACTCAGAGAGAGACAGGTTTTCCATTCCATTCTTCTTGAAGCCAGCATTGTACACTGATGTGGAACCTCTACAAGAGTTGATAAACGACATGAACCCTCCAAAGTATAAAGCAATCAACTGGGGCAAGTTCCGCATTGCAAGAATGAGAAGTAATTTTACTAAGTCCAATGTTGAAAATCTCCAAATTTATCACTTCAAGTTGTCCCCGTAACTTAGTCTCAACTTCATATTTCACTACAACAATATAGTAGTAGAAGCATATACAGGTGCTGAGTAAAAATACCAAAGGATAAGAGATGGAAGTGTTGTAATTTGATGCAGATTTGGTGGTGTTAGCctataaataatgaaattaaaaaaaaaagtttgaagGTATAGAATCTGTTAGAAGGGTAACAAGTATGGGTGATAAAAGAAGGGagcatatataaataaaaatataacacaagtaggtttttttatttttataaataaaataaatgttaaatttaccgaaataaatattttttcgaaTATTTACCGTTTTAAATAACTCTATCATATCTAGTTTACACTGTGAATGAGATTATTTTtcacgtatctcgtttacagtgtaaacgagatatggcAAGAATGGCTGGGATGTgtatatctcatttacagtgtaaaccAGATACACATATCTcctttacactgtaaacgatatatatatatattatataaagcTGAATGGCCAGTAACAATCCATTCATAGTTGTGGAGCTTTATCCGAATTGTCGTATGAGAAATGGCGACAACGGGGTGACATTTAAGTGTCAGGATCCGATATTGTTTCGCACTCAGCGTGTAGAGACGTTGTCGGTtttgaagagtttgatattgagcgAGCTTGGGGGGACACAAGAGAGGGAAATCGAAATGGTGGCGTATAGGTTGCTGGCACCCATGGAAAATAGAGTCTTCCGGTGTCTGCTATTTCGACTTCACGAGGACGAGCATGTGCGACTGATGTTCGACATTCACGGGAGGATCATGTGTGAACAGGTAATTGAGCTATCTACCAAGGTGGGTCACGGTGGTAGTGGGGGTTCCGCACAGGACACGTATGTGCAGGATGACCATCCTCTCGCACCACCGCCCATTCATGTCGCCATTCTAGAGAATGAGGCAGAGGAGGGTGAGGAGAAGTCGGACGAGGACTACGTGGCAGACAGTGAAGACAGTGAGTCTTCTGATGGCAGCGATGAGGATGAGTTTGTGCCGGAGACACCTACAGGGGCTGTGCCGCGCCATATGCTGCCTCCACCTCACCCGATTCCGGCACTATCGGTTGTACCAAGTCACTATCACAGTCTAGATCTGGACACCATGCATGAGAGGATCCCGATTTTGGACACCTGTGGAGTGGATTACAATCTGGACGGCAGTGTGGAGTTTCGGGTCGGACACAGGTTCAGAAGCCGAGAGGAGGTGCTTCAAGGTGTGAAGAACTATAGTATTCGCAGGAGTGTTGAGTACCGGGTGATCGAGTCCAACTAGTTAAAGTACCATGTGCAGTGTCGTCAAGCCGACAGTGGGTGTCAATGGAGCCTCCGTGTGGCCCTTAGTCAGAATCTCGGATACTGGTAAGTTCAAGTTTAATTATGAATTTGAGTAGTTTTGTATGATATGTTATTTTGGTTAGACATGTTGTGTAAGAATATATTTTGTTGTTGTGACTAGGGATGTTTGGAGATTTGGTGGACCACACAGCTGTCTGGCACCCACCATGTCTCAAGACCATCGTCAGTTAGATAACAGTCTCATCTGTAGAGTGATATTGCCCATGATTCAATCCAACCCGTCTATTAGTAACCCGGTTTTGCAAGGTGCGGTCTACGCAGCCAGCGATGTCCGTGATGCCCCGCTGAGCCGCCAAAGGTAGGAACTGATACGTCCAGGCCAGAACAGCCGAGTCCCACGAAAACGCTCTACTCTCCGTAAAGTCCCAGAGCAGCGGTAGCCAACAAAGGTGCACCAGATTGTTGGACTTGTCGGTCATCAGATACCCTCCGATCAGTAACATGATATAACACCTGGCGTACTGTCGGAGGGTCTCAGGATCGTCTGTTTGGGGCATCTGGCGAACACGATCTCGTAGCCACACAAACTTCAGCATGAACGACTCCTTCCTTTGAGCCGCCTGCTGTGCTGCAACGGGACGCCTGGCACCGAGGAGCTGCTCCACCAACGCCCACGTCTCCGTATGGTACTACCTACCAAAGTCACGGAGGCACCCCCACGGGGTTACCGTGTGCGCATAGGCCCAAGTGGTACGCCACGTCCTGCAGGGTAATGGTTATCTCACCCCACGAGAGATGAAACGTGTGCGTCTATGGACGCCATCGCTCTACCAGTACCAAAATTAGGGAGTTGTGACAAACCCCAATGtgacggtttatcttgcattgattttaggggattttataaccttttacccacatttattcaatgaaatagcatggttttgtatattctcctttaattgtgcttaagagtgaaaacatgctttttaggtcttaaaatagctaaatctaattcaccttgattccattagatgccttgatatgtttgttaagtggtttaaggtttaggaggcaaagattggatcaagagaatgaagaaagaagcatgaaaagttggagaactcatgaagaaatgaaagaaccggaaagctgtcaagccgacctcttcacacttaaacgatcataacttgagctacagaggtccaaatgatgcggttccagttgggttggaaagctaacatccggggcttcgaaatgatataaattttgccacatgttgcttcgcgttcaggggcgcACACGCGCACTTTGCGCACGCGCGCCGATTCTGTCCTTGCCCActtgaagcaaaacgtggccagcggttttagaagccttgtgggcccaatccaactcatttctgatgctatttaagtcaagtattgaaggggaatcaataTACTTTTACcatatgttagttaccattagtcatagtttagttttagaagtagtttctagagagagaagctctcacttctctctagaattaggattaggattaggattagttcttagatctaggttttaatctttgctttcttccacttctatctctcaattctttattgctacattcatcttcttctatttttttgttgtaatttcctttatgttgttcttatattttgttgtagatctaatattgttccttctactttcttccaattcaataaaaggtaattcataataaatgtgtttcttttaattgttgttgttaattcattgcaataaatgttgttagattctatgcttgttgtcaatttgctttgattttcttttgtgccttccaagtgtttaatgaaatgcttggttggattttagtatagattttgttcctcttggtctaggtagagtaattagtgactcttgagttatctaattcctttgttgattgctaattagaagttgctaattgatttgaatacctctaaagctagtctttcctttaggagttgattaggacttgaggaatcaaattgattcatccacttgacttcNNNNNNNNNNNNNNNNNNNNNNNNNNNNNNNNNNNNNNNNNNNNNNNNNNNNNNNNNNNNNNNNNNNNNNNNNNNNNcaaaaccccaaaataactcataaccaataacaagacactttattgtaattcctagggagaacgacccgaggtttgaatacttcggtttataaattttaggggtttgtactagtgacaaacaactttttgtatgaaaggattattgtttggtttagaaactatactttacaacgagatttcattagtgaaattctaaaccgtcaaaaatccaatcatcaaaatggcgccgttgccggggaattgcaatggtgttatgttactggttattgtatatatgtgaatattgtgaatatgtttgctttttgcttctttgttagtttttagtttgttctctttatttgttactatttttgtttttgccctctcttactatcatgaattctcactttggctatgagtgtagttacaattatgttgtaggtgatgagaactatAATGAAGAAATGTATCAaagatgggacaatcaaaggtgggaggagccatatgcatatgatcaatcttcatggcaacaacctccaccaatgcactatgaagaagagccattctatgatgcataccaatcaaatggctttggtgaatctccttgtgactttcaagaaccaccaatattatccaagaggaacaagagtcaagggatcatctcaaggaagcattggatcaatttcaagcaaccatggagtgtgttgtgcaacaagtggaaagaatggagaatattgaaccaccacaactctaccaagaagaaccaccttcctattatgaacccttcccccaaaatgatgaactCTTCCAatcaccccaatctctaatggatgaaacccttggtgttcttgttcaagggcaagaagagatgaaaaggga harbors:
- the LOC107469558 gene encoding jasmonate-induced oxygenase 4; the encoded protein is MVEVDPVFVQAAEHRPKASITIAEGIPLIDLSPINYQDDEEATRLKSSSPVWNIIEEIGRACKEWGFFQVINHKVPLEKRQRIEDAAKKFFGLSLEEKLKVRRDDRNVLGYFEAEHTKNVRDWKEIYDFNVQQPTFIPPSHDHHHDDINIQFHWDNRWPLNPPHFREACEDYAEEVEKLAYKLMELIALSLGLAPNRFRGFFKHNTSNIRLNHYPPCPYPHLALGLGRHKDTGVLTVLNQDDVGGLQVRRKSDGEWITVKPISNSFIINVGDMIQVWSNDAYESVEHRVMVNSERDRFSIPFFLKPALYTDVEPLQELINDMNPPKYKAINWGKFRIARMRSNFTKSNVENLQIYHFKLSP